The DNA sequence TTCTCATGGCATTGCAGTACGCCCTCGACGTTAAAGCCACTGAAGTGCTCTGCCACCTAGACAGCGAGCTTGTGGCTAAGCAGCTAAACGGACAATATGCAGTTAAGAATCCCGAGTTACAGAAGCTTAACGTTCAAGTCAAAGCTTTGATGGGTGGCTTTAAAAAAATCGGTTTCGTAAACGTGCCAAGAGAGCATCCGCAGATAGCACGCGCGGACGGCTTAGTCAATAAGGTCCTCGATGAGCAAGCGCGGAAACGTTAGGTTACTCGTAGAATCTGGGTCGAGCCCGTTTACTGTATTCCTCGATGGCTTTGGCTCGCTCCTCTTCCTCTTTATCTTTCTCTTCCGCTTCTTCCTGGGCGGGTTTAGCGATGGTTTTGTCAAAGTCGCCGTCTACGTTACGGTAGCTGCCCTCCAAGGCGGTTATGTAGTTTTTGAAGTCATCTATGGTGCTTTCCGCTTGCCTATGGGAATTATGCACCTGCTCCGAGAGTAGAATTATGAGGTCAAGCATGCTGCGCAGGGTTTGCTTGTCGGCTTCCTCGGCGTGGTCGTAGTAGCGCTGGAATACGCTTAGCAAATCCATGAACATGTCATCTACCTCCTTGTTTTCCCGTTTGTAGAGATTCTGCGAGGTAAGCGACTTTGTTTTCAAATAGAGCATAAGATTCTTTAAAACTGCTGTGTCGGCATGTGCCAAAATTAAGACCCATCTTAGCTATTCGTGCTGGATGAATTATATTTTTTGGTTAAACTGCTGCCTTGTTCTTTTGGCTCCCAGACGCTGCATGCCTTGATGGTCAAAAAACCGCTTAGCTACTTGAATTGTTAGCGCTAATTTGCTTATAAAAATGCTTGGAGTAAATGTGTTATCCTCGCCACTTGATTAATAAGTATCGAAAACCCTGTTTGCATGAATACTGAATGGTAAACTAGAGCAGCAGTACCTTTTGGGCTTAAACCAAAAAGACGCGGTTGACGCGTTGAAGAACAATGCGCTTTGGAAACAAACAGTTCAGCAGCAGAGGTGGGAAAAAGACTGCGTTTAATAGGCGGAAAAACCCTTGCGTTCATGGCTATTGGTTTAGTAGCCTTCTTCCTATACCTGTACTTCTTCGTGGGCTTCGATAGTCTCATCACCCTTTTAAGCAGCCTCAACGTGTACCAGTACTCCCTCTTCTTTGCATTGGCGGTGGCTGCACTCTTCGCCGGTGTAGTGTTTGACTCGCTGATCTGGCATAGCCTGCTAGAATCCCTCTCAGTGAAAGTCAAATTCCGCAAACTGTTGCTCTTCAACTGGATTGGAAACTTTATCGAATTAATTATCCCCAGCGCCACCATAGGCGGAGAACTCGCCCGCATTGCGTTGGCACAGAAAGAAACCAAACATGACACTGGCATCGCCGCCGCCACCGTCATCGGCTCCCGATTAATCAGCACCTTCGTTTACTCGGGCGGGTTGCTGGTGGCGTTTACGCTTCTTTTGATTTCAGGCCAATTGCCCCTATACCTTGTTACCCCCGTAATCTTAGTTATGGCGGGAACCGGCGCTGCCGTAGGCTGCATCTTCCTCATAGCCTTTAGAGACGACGCCGTAGGCAAGCTTGTCTCCGTTGCCATGTGGGTAATAAAGCGGGTAATCAAGGATCCGGCTCGGCAGAAGTCGCTGGAAACCAAAATCAGCGGCGGCTTATCGTCTTTTAGCGGCGTGTTCCGCAGCTTCAAAGACCACCCCCGCCAACTCATCAAACCC is a window from the Candidatus Bathyarchaeota archaeon genome containing:
- a CDS encoding ribonuclease HI family protein, with the translated sequence MIYTDGGARGNPGPSAIAFIATDSQGVTLQLGSRYIGIHTNNQAEYLALLMALQYALDVKATEVLCHLDSELVAKQLNGQYAVKNPELQKLNVQVKALMGGFKKIGFVNVPREHPQIARADGLVNKVLDEQARKR
- a CDS encoding flippase-like domain-containing protein, which encodes METNSSAAEVGKRLRLIGGKTLAFMAIGLVAFFLYLYFFVGFDSLITLLSSLNVYQYSLFFALAVAALFAGVVFDSLIWHSLLESLSVKVKFRKLLLFNWIGNFIELIIPSATIGGELARIALAQKETKHDTGIAAATVIGSRLISTFVYSGGLLVAFTLLLISGQLPLYLVTPVILVMAGTGAAVGCIFLIAFRDDAVGKLVSVAMWVIKRVIKDPARQKSLETKISGGLSSFSGVFRSFKDHPRQLIKPALYATVAWLFNLVVYLMVFYALDFTAISLVDLATVYCIITTVETLTAGVPVGAVEVTMVSLFALYGVPLVIAGAATTIARLLTFWGQVIVGYPLVQWIGAKSLVKGGKANPLSIKPQVSSGIN